CACCCTGCCATAGCCCAGGGTGCTGACTCGCATGGCTTAGTCTCACCCCGATAGCAGTCGGGTCCGGCAGGATCAACCGGAGTCGGCCGCGCAAGGCCTTATTCTCCCCAAGCCCCCTCTTCAGACCCAACTCGTCGAGGTTGGGTCCTCATGTCTATGCCCACAACAGGAGGTCGGGTGTGGTTCATCCTCGGGTGTAACCCTTCATAGTCGACACCCGACGCCACCGCCGGGTGTTGTGGGCGGAGGCCGAGAGCCTCCAGAAAGAGATGTTAGGGTTAGGGGATATAAACTTTGCTAACTCGGGTCGCTAGGAGTTTTCATCACCGGAACTTTTCCTTATACGTCTGCATAGCCTTCTCTAGCGTCTTCATAGCCTCTTCGCGGTTTCTCCACTCTTTAAACTTGACCCATTTACCAGGCTCCAGCCGCTTATAGGTTTCGAAGAACTCTTGGATCTCCTTTCGGATGTGCTCAGGTATATCCTCGTAGTCCTTTATATGCTCGAATCTTGGATCATCGACCGGGACGGCTACCACCTTGTCGTCTATCCCCTTTTCATCCTCCATCACTATGAGCGACACCGGTCTGACGGTCACCACGCATCCGGGGAAGGTGGGGTGGGTGGTTAAGACCACGACGTCGAGCGGGTCTTCATCCTCGTGCCAAGTCTGAGGTGCGAAGCCGTAGTCGAAGGGCCAGTAGACGGCTGAGTAAAGAACCCTATCTAGCTTGAAAACCCCCGTCTCCTTATCGTACTCGACCTTGTTCGAGCTACCTTTGACGTTCTCTATCACTACGTTAAACTCGTACGGCGCCTTATCGCCTAGGGGAATGTCGTGAAGCATGTTCACGGTTGACACCTCCATAGAATAAGGGGTCGAGCGTGTTTATAACTTTAACCAGCTTCCAACCAGAAAAAACCATTTTTCTTAAATTTATTCCTGGTTTAAACGTTTTTCCTCAAAATAAATCAGAAAAAACCAGTTTTTTCTTGAATATTTTTGATTTAAATTGAACAATCGGGATAATGTTTAAATTTAACCTCGGGGGTTTAATTTCTCCGGTTCAAATGCTCGCTGAAAGAGTTATCAGTAGGGGGCTGAAAGCCATAGGTAGGCATATAATAGTCGAAGCCTTCGGCTGTAGCCGGGAGGTCCTAGATAACCCCATGCTCCTGAGGAAGACGCTCATGGACGCTGCTAGGAAAGCCAACATGGAGATATGCGGCGAGATATTCCACGAGTTTAACCCTCAGGGAGTTACAGGGGTCGTGGTGGTCAAGGAGTCCCACTTGTCGATACATACGTGGCCCGAGTTTGGTTACGCCTCTATAGATATCTTCACGTGCGGCAGTTATGCAGACCCTTGGAAAGCTTACGATCACATAATTAAAGCGTTAAGGCCTAAGAGCGTTCAGGTGATGGAGCTTAAGAGAGGCATCATATGGTCAGGGGGCTGAGAGGTGGGGCAACCCGTTAAACCGTCGTCTTCAAACTGGTTCATAGAGCAGCAGACGCCTAACAGCGCACACATGTACTGTATATCTAGTGTATACTATCTTGGAAAAACCAAGTTTCAGGACGTCGCCATACTAGAGCTTCCGGACCTGGGTAAGACCTTGGTTTTAGACGGCAAGGTCCAGTCTTCGATAAGGGACGAGTACATCTACCATGAGACGCTGGTTCATCCTGTCATGCTCACGCATCCTAATCCTAGAAGTGTTCTCGTCATAGGCGGTGGGGAGGGTGCTACTCTCAGAGAGGTTTTAAAGCACAATACAGTGGAAGAGGCCGTTATGGTGGACCTCGACGAGGAGCTTATAGAGATCACTAAGAAGTACCTGCCTGAATTCCACCAGGGGTCTTTCGACGATAAGAGGGTTAGGCTTGTTTTCGGCGACGGTAGGAAGTTCGTCGAAGAGTGTACACCCGGCAGGTTCGACGTGGTTATATGCGACCTCACAGACCCGGTTGCCGGAAGCCCTGCGATCATGCTGTACACCCTGGAGTTCTACAGGATGGTCTATGGTATCCTTAAGGAAGATGGGATCATGGTCACTCAGGCTGAAAGCCCCTCCCACACCGGTAGAAGCTTCGCCTCGATCTACAAGACTATCGGGGAGGTCTTTCCCATAACCCGCGCCTACACGCTGTACATACAGTCGTTCGACACAGAGTGGGGCTTCGTGTTAGGGTCTAAGCGGTTCGACCCGCTTGATTTAACCGAGGAAGAAGAGGCCAGACGCATAGAGGCTAGGAGTGTCAACCTGAGGTTCTACGAGCCTAGGATCAAGCGAAGACTCTTCACCTTACCTAGAAACGTTCTAGAGTTGATGGATAGAGGTGTGGTCTCTACTGATTCGAACCCGGTCTACGAGCCTGTGTGACGCTATATTATATACGTCGTCTCATCCCCGGTCCATATCAGGGCTTCGGGGTTTTCCCTATCGTATCCAAGCCACTCGAAGTTTACCATACCCGTCTCCGCTATCTTCTCTAAAAGCCTCAAAATCACAGGGTGTAGCCTCTCGGGTTTAAGCCTGGACGTGTAGGCTCCTCTGCTTAAGGCGCCTAGGAAGAGAAGCAGCCCGGATAGGGTGTTGACCTTCTCCGGGTTTACGTTTTTGACGGTCGTGAACACGGCTTTCTTGGCGGTCTTCGAGAGCTCCATGAAGCATGACACGCACTCGCAGCTTCTCGAGATCTCGTCTAGGGTCGACGTGGAGGGTGTCCTCAGGTCCCACCCGCCTTTGATAAGAGTCTTCTCATACCATTCTCTTAGGCTTAGGCTCCCCCCTGTTACCGACAGGGCTAGCTCGGCGACCTCGGCGTCGTTGGTTATGAAAGATATTTCTCCCTCTCTTATGGATTTGAGGATCACGACCCCTACGGTCACTCTCTTACTCGAAAGCCTATACTGAGCCCACCAGACGGTCGCCGCTAGGCTTCTGAGAACTACGCTCGGCGGAGTGTCTTGGGGAAACTTGAAGGTGAAGTGGGGGAGCTTGAGCTTAGCCAACGTATCCCCCGATACCAAGGAGGTAGCCGGTCATATAAAGCTTAGCTTCTTTCCAAGGGCTTAGATGAACCCGTAGTTTTTCATAGCCCTCCAGAACCGGTCTCCTACGTGATGTATGTTTTTAAATCCCCTACCCCTCCCAAGGGTCGAAGCCTCCTCAGACGATACCAGGCTACGCACTATAGCCAGTGTTCTACCGTGTCTCTCATCCACCACGGCGACTATGTCTCCCTCCTCGAAGGCTCCTTCGAGCTTCACTACACCAGGTAGCATGACGTCTGCACCGTTGACTATATGCGGGATGGCTCCCATGTCGACCACGACCTTCGGAAGGCTCACAAGCCCCCTCTCGACGCAGAGTATCGACGGGTAGATGTCGTCGCCGACCCTCACGAGCATCGGTACGCCGTCTATGATATATACTTCGCGGTCCTTATCGATCCTCAGAGCCTCCCACGATGCTTTACGGCTAAGCTTCACGCCGAAACGTTGCTCGACCTCTTTAACGACGCTTTTTATACTCCTCACGTTTAGACGGTACCTGTAGGGTTTAGACATGGCGCTCCCTCTAGGAAACCTTGACCAGCTTATACTCCTGAGAGCCTAACCCCATCTTCTCAGAAGCCTTAAGCATGAACTCCCAGTCTATATCCGGGTATATTAGTCTGAACTTGTCTGATCCCGGTTCTACGGCGCCTACCTCGTA
The sequence above is a segment of the Candidatus Bathyarchaeota archaeon genome. Coding sequences within it:
- a CDS encoding inorganic diphosphatase, translated to MLHDIPLGDKAPYEFNVVIENVKGSSNKVEYDKETGVFKLDRVLYSAVYWPFDYGFAPQTWHEDEDPLDVVVLTTHPTFPGCVVTVRPVSLIVMEDEKGIDDKVVAVPVDDPRFEHIKDYEDIPEHIRKEIQEFFETYKRLEPGKWVKFKEWRNREEAMKTLEKAMQTYKEKFR
- the speD gene encoding adenosylmethionine decarboxylase, translated to MKAIGRHIIVEAFGCSREVLDNPMLLRKTLMDAARKANMEICGEIFHEFNPQGVTGVVVVKESHLSIHTWPEFGYASIDIFTCGSYADPWKAYDHIIKALRPKSVQVMELKRGIIWSGG
- the speE gene encoding polyamine aminopropyltransferase, which produces MYCISSVYYLGKTKFQDVAILELPDLGKTLVLDGKVQSSIRDEYIYHETLVHPVMLTHPNPRSVLVIGGGEGATLREVLKHNTVEEAVMVDLDEELIEITKKYLPEFHQGSFDDKRVRLVFGDGRKFVEECTPGRFDVVICDLTDPVAGSPAIMLYTLEFYRMVYGILKEDGIMVTQAESPSHTGRSFASIYKTIGEVFPITRAYTLYIQSFDTEWGFVLGSKRFDPLDLTEEEEARRIEARSVNLRFYEPRIKRRLFTLPRNVLELMDRGVVSTDSNPVYEPV
- a CDS encoding DUF1947 domain-containing protein codes for the protein MSKPYRYRLNVRSIKSVVKEVEQRFGVKLSRKASWEALRIDKDREVYIIDGVPMLVRVGDDIYPSILCVERGLVSLPKVVVDMGAIPHIVNGADVMLPGVVKLEGAFEEGDIVAVVDERHGRTLAIVRSLVSSEEASTLGRGRGFKNIHHVGDRFWRAMKNYGFI